The [Flavobacterium] thermophilum genome has a segment encoding these proteins:
- a CDS encoding Protein of uncharacterised function (DUF499), which translates to MLDNYQLVTKGFQLLTEILAPYVCQQLQAEYRSNWWYEGVIQKLHDVQKRDLPDDGDFSTLVDSLDAARCLILMDIHWGNIFKKKLSRDHLNWIKELIATRNKWAHKGPGDISDEDAWRALDTMARLLEQIDSENTEAIRELARRVRYGTTGASTSVYEEKGSTLNVLSQSPRKGLLPWRFVIEPHPDVAQGRYTQAEFAADLAQVVRGTAEIEYQDPVEFFGRTYITEGMRSLLVQAIRRVSGIGGEPVVQLKTAFGGGKTHTMLALYHLLRKKKGKAAALEKIKEINSILQEAGVDKCPEVNVAVLVGTALNPSKIKRPPNFPGITIRTLWGEMTAQLAEQAGRPELYDIIREADKLSVSPGSETLTELFNECGPCLILIDEIVAYARKIYGVSGLPAGSFESVLSFIQELTEAARASKNCLVIASIPESDIEIGGEAGKLTLEFIEHTFGRMEAIWKPVSAEEGFEIVRRRLFLPVKDVAAQEEVCRAFSEMYREGGQDYPIECKELAYLERLRSCYPIHPEVFDRLYNDWATLERFQKTRGVLRLMATVIHDLWIRQDASLLIMPGSIPFDTVKVREEVTRYLPDGWNTVVENDVDGPRSLPYRIDNDNPRFGQLMAARRVARAIFLGSAPSVREQRIRGIEDVRIRLGVVQPGESVAVFNDALGRLVDKLAHLYVSNQRYWYDLPPNLRRTVEDRSQQITDPEVESEIERRLKSIRERGEFAAVHNCPSSSLDVPDEQQVRLVVLGPKYTHRTNKEASSAIEMALEILMNRGNNPRIYRNMLAFVAPDRELINTLKREVRKFLAWKSVVDDAEGLNLDANQQRQAKENLKRSEETVELRLKEAYCWLLVPISSDIGEIEWEVSQISGGTESHIIKASKRMKSSEQLITKWSAALLRMELDRWLWKNSEYISIKQLWEYLSSYTYLSRLKNIDVLLETIKEGLNFQEFFAYASAVSDDKYLGLVFGDSNKVHSVNHNGFLVKPDVAKEYIEKSKQTQTASILNNSTNQIGRHSHIIEELRIL; encoded by the coding sequence TACCTGATGATGGGGATTTTTCAACTTTAGTAGACTCTTTAGATGCTGCAAGATGCCTAATTCTAATGGATATACATTGGGGAAATATATTTAAGAAAAAACTAAGTCGAGATCATCTTAATTGGATTAAAGAGCTGATTGCGACTCGTAATAAATGGGCACATAAAGGACCAGGAGATATATCAGACGAGGATGCGTGGCGAGCACTAGATACTATGGCAAGACTTTTAGAACAAATTGATTCCGAAAATACAGAAGCCATTCGAGAGTTAGCCAGACGGGTTCGTTACGGGACTACAGGTGCTTCTACCTCAGTTTATGAAGAAAAAGGATCAACGCTAAATGTTCTAAGTCAGTCACCAAGAAAAGGGTTATTACCATGGAGGTTTGTAATTGAACCACATCCAGATGTAGCTCAAGGTAGATATACACAAGCTGAGTTTGCCGCTGATTTAGCTCAAGTAGTAAGAGGAACGGCAGAAATAGAATATCAAGACCCTGTTGAATTCTTTGGGCGTACATATATTACAGAAGGTATGCGTAGTTTGTTAGTGCAAGCAATACGGAGAGTTTCGGGAATTGGCGGAGAGCCAGTTGTACAACTAAAAACAGCCTTTGGTGGCGGAAAAACACACACTATGCTAGCTCTCTACCATTTATTACGAAAGAAAAAAGGTAAAGCCGCAGCTTTGGAGAAAATTAAAGAGATTAACTCTATATTACAAGAAGCGGGAGTAGATAAATGCCCAGAGGTCAATGTTGCGGTATTAGTAGGAACAGCATTAAATCCTTCAAAAATTAAACGCCCGCCTAATTTTCCTGGAATTACAATTAGAACTTTATGGGGAGAGATGACCGCTCAATTAGCTGAACAGGCAGGAAGACCTGAGTTATATGATATTATTCGAGAAGCAGATAAATTATCTGTTTCGCCTGGTTCGGAAACGCTTACTGAGCTTTTTAATGAATGTGGTCCATGTCTAATTTTAATTGATGAAATCGTTGCCTATGCTCGAAAAATATATGGTGTTTCTGGTTTACCGGCAGGAAGCTTTGAATCTGTTCTTAGCTTTATTCAGGAATTGACTGAAGCGGCTCGTGCAAGTAAAAATTGTCTAGTCATTGCATCTATTCCAGAATCAGATATTGAGATAGGTGGTGAAGCAGGAAAGTTAACGTTAGAGTTTATTGAGCATACGTTTGGTCGAATGGAGGCAATATGGAAACCTGTTAGTGCAGAGGAAGGATTTGAAATAGTTAGAAGACGTTTATTCTTGCCTGTAAAAGATGTTGCTGCACAAGAAGAGGTTTGTCGTGCATTTAGTGAAATGTATAGAGAAGGTGGGCAGGATTATCCTATTGAATGTAAAGAACTTGCCTATTTAGAGAGATTAAGATCCTGTTATCCTATACATCCGGAAGTTTTTGATCGATTATATAATGATTGGGCTACATTAGAGAGATTTCAGAAGACTCGTGGAGTTCTTCGTTTAATGGCGACGGTAATTCACGATTTATGGATTAGACAGGATGCGAGTCTGCTTATTATGCCTGGAAGTATTCCGTTTGATACAGTTAAGGTGAGAGAAGAGGTTACTCGATATTTACCTGATGGGTGGAATACAGTAGTGGAAAATGATGTAGATGGCCCTAGGTCCCTGCCTTACCGTATTGATAATGATAATCCTCGATTTGGACAACTTATGGCTGCAAGAAGAGTAGCAAGAGCAATTTTTCTTGGGAGTGCTCCTTCAGTTAGAGAACAAAGGATTAGAGGGATCGAGGATGTAAGGATACGCCTTGGAGTAGTTCAACCTGGGGAGTCAGTAGCAGTATTTAATGACGCATTAGGTCGTTTAGTAGATAAGCTAGCCCATTTGTATGTAAGCAATCAACGTTATTGGTATGACTTACCGCCTAATCTCCGTAGAACAGTTGAAGATAGAAGCCAGCAAATTACCGATCCTGAAGTTGAATCAGAAATTGAACGTCGTTTAAAATCTATTCGTGAACGAGGTGAATTTGCGGCGGTTCACAATTGTCCAAGCTCATCTTTGGATGTACCAGATGAACAGCAAGTGCGTCTGGTTGTTCTAGGTCCTAAATATACACATAGAACGAATAAAGAAGCTAGCTCAGCAATTGAAATGGCATTGGAAATTTTAATGAATCGAGGAAATAATCCTAGAATATATCGGAATATGTTGGCGTTTGTGGCTCCGGATCGTGAGTTAATAAATACGCTAAAGAGAGAAGTTAGGAAGTTCCTTGCTTGGAAATCAGTAGTTGACGATGCAGAAGGTTTAAACTTAGATGCAAATCAGCAAAGACAAGCTAAAGAGAATCTCAAAAGGAGTGAAGAAACTGTAGAGCTTCGATTGAAAGAAGCGTACTGTTGGCTTTTAGTTCCGATTAGCAGTGATATAGGTGAAATAGAATGGGAAGTATCACAGATTAGTGGTGGAACGGAAAGTCATATAATAAAAGCATCTAAGAGAATGAAATCGTCGGAACAACTTATTACAAAATGGTCAGCTGCATTACTTCGAATGGAATTAGATAGATGGTTATGGAAAAACAGTGAATATATTTCTATCAAACAATTATGGGAATATCTAAGTAGCTACACTTATTTATCAAGATTAAAAAACATTGATGTGCTGTTAGAGACAATTAAAGAAGGGCTAAATTTCCAAGAATTTTTTGCATATGCAAGTGCTGTGAGTGATGATAAATATTTAGGTTTAGTTTTCGGAGATTCTAATAAAGTTCATTCTGTAAATCATAATGGATTTTTAGTTAAACCTGATGTAGCAAAGGAATATATTGAAAAATCAAAGCAAACTCAAACTGCATCAATTTTGAATAATTCAACCAATCAAATAGGTAGGCATTCACATATTATTGAAGAGTTGAGGATTTTGTAA